The following are from one region of the Candidatus Acidulodesulfobacterium ferriphilum genome:
- a CDS encoding YchF/TatD family DNA exonuclease: protein MIDSHCHLEMPDFESDFQSVLDRMRENGVTHAISIGSLAQNERIGKTMDIVNSRDFIYTTLGVHPKSPYTNFEGILKSFENYYSNNKEKIVAVGEIGLDYFFNGRLAGDINEIKRLQEELFRFQIELALTNRLPIIVHIRDAYKEALDILKSCINAPAGFFGGVIHCFSADDLGIAMEFIKLGFFISFSANITYKKNEHIRLIAKNIPDEKILTETDSPYLAPQAFRGKRNEPSYVRFVLQEIAGLKGIEQKRFDELTVQNTVNLFSIDGVQGFYPAVAYKIRNSVYINLTNKCTNRCSFCPKYQNQNGQNNFNVRGYNLELKKEPSASEVISSVFHYYDFNEAVFCGLGEPTLRLATLKDVAKAVKEKGGGGIKVRLDTDGLAGAVYNRNIAHELEGLIDSVSVSLNAHNSDFYDRICLPNLNKKGADAYAVVISFIKESKKYIKEVTATAVDLPGLDVPYVENLAHELGVKFKLRKYNDVG, encoded by the coding sequence ATGATAGATTCACACTGCCACTTAGAAATGCCTGATTTTGAAAGCGATTTTCAATCCGTTTTAGACAGAATGCGCGAAAACGGCGTAACGCACGCCATTTCCATAGGTTCTTTAGCTCAAAATGAAAGAATAGGAAAAACCATGGATATTGTCAACTCCCGCGATTTTATTTATACCACGCTCGGGGTTCATCCTAAAAGCCCTTATACTAATTTTGAGGGCATCCTGAAATCGTTTGAAAATTACTATTCGAATAACAAGGAAAAGATTGTTGCCGTGGGCGAAATCGGACTCGATTATTTTTTTAACGGAAGGCTCGCGGGGGATATTAATGAAATCAAAAGATTACAGGAAGAACTGTTCAGGTTTCAGATAGAACTTGCTTTAACCAACAGGCTTCCCATCATAGTTCACATAAGAGATGCCTATAAGGAGGCTCTCGATATTTTAAAGAGCTGCATAAATGCGCCGGCAGGGTTTTTTGGCGGAGTTATACACTGCTTTTCGGCTGACGATTTAGGCATTGCCATGGAATTTATAAAATTAGGCTTTTTTATCTCTTTTTCGGCAAATATTACATATAAAAAAAATGAACATATCAGGTTGATAGCAAAGAATATTCCCGATGAAAAGATTTTAACGGAAACGGACAGCCCTTATCTTGCGCCGCAGGCTTTTAGGGGTAAAAGGAACGAGCCGTCGTATGTTCGTTTTGTCTTGCAGGAGATTGCAGGATTAAAAGGAATTGAACAAAAAAGATTCGATGAGCTTACGGTGCAAAACACCGTAAATCTTTTTTCCATTGACGGGGTACAGGGCTTTTATCCCGCCGTTGCTTATAAAATTAGAAACTCGGTCTATATAAATTTAACAAATAAATGCACCAACAGATGCTCCTTTTGTCCGAAATATCAAAATCAAAACGGACAGAATAATTTCAATGTCCGGGGTTACAACCTTGAATTAAAAAAAGAACCTTCTGCTTCGGAGGTTATTTCGTCCGTTTTCCATTACTATGATTTTAACGAGGCGGTTTTTTGCGGACTCGGGGAACCGACACTGCGGCTGGCAACCCTTAAGGATGTCGCAAAGGCCGTCAAAGAAAAAGGGGGTGGCGGAATAAAAGTGAGGCTCGATACGGACGGGTTAGCAGGCGCCGTCTATAACAGAAACATCGCTCATGAATTAGAAGGGCTTATAGATAGCGTGAGTGTCAGCCTTAATGCTCATAACAGCGATTTTTACGACAGGATTTGTCTTCCAAATTTGAACAAGAAAGGGGCAGATGCTTATGCAGTAGTTATCTCCTTCATAAAAGAATCGAAAAAATACATAAAAGAGGTTACTGCAACCGCCGTCGATTTGCCAGGCCTCGATGTCCCATATGTCGAAAACCTTGCCCATGAATTGGGCGTAAAGTTTAAACTCCGCAAATATAACGATGTGGGATAG
- the secF gene encoding protein translocase subunit SecF produces the protein MEFIKNTNFNFIGKKKYSFVLSSILVVLGLIELITMILGTARIGIDFTGGLSLQLSFQHKISVADVRKELLSKGFKDVKIVKIKGKNDIIIQTKAVAKDLNKYTDEIKTTVQNAFKNNPSKVLNNEMIGPSVGKKLAKDAIVAIIISIIAIILYITWRFEFRFGLAAAIGLAHDVLALMGIIFIFQKEITLLVITAILTVAGYSLTDKVVVFDRIRENLKKRAEKTEQINLNDLVNKSINEVLTRTVVTSLTVILVVLSLFFLGGIVLHDFAFTLLWGVLIGTYSSIFIASPVMIMLNENK, from the coding sequence TTGGAATTTATAAAAAACACAAATTTTAATTTTATCGGCAAAAAAAAATATTCGTTCGTATTATCGTCTATTCTTGTAGTACTCGGATTAATCGAATTAATTACGATGATTTTAGGCACGGCAAGAATCGGAATAGATTTTACCGGCGGGCTGTCTTTGCAGCTTTCGTTTCAACATAAAATATCCGTCGCGGATGTCAGGAAGGAACTTCTGTCAAAAGGGTTTAAAGATGTAAAAATCGTTAAAATAAAGGGTAAAAACGATATTATAATCCAAACTAAAGCGGTGGCCAAGGATTTAAATAAATATACGGATGAAATAAAGACAACTGTACAAAATGCCTTTAAAAACAATCCGTCCAAAGTGTTAAATAATGAAATGATCGGTCCCTCCGTCGGTAAAAAATTAGCTAAAGACGCTATTGTCGCAATTATAATATCGATTATTGCAATCATACTTTATATAACATGGAGATTTGAATTTAGATTCGGCCTTGCCGCCGCTATCGGTCTTGCCCACGATGTCCTTGCGCTTATGGGAATTATTTTTATTTTTCAGAAAGAAATAACCCTTCTTGTTATTACGGCTATTTTAACCGTTGCGGGTTATTCCCTTACCGATAAAGTCGTTGTTTTTGACAGAATTAGAGAAAACTTGAAAAAAAGAGCGGAGAAGACAGAGCAAATTAATTTAAATGACCTGGTAAATAAAAGTATAAACGAGGTTTTGACAAGAACTGTCGTTACATCGCTTACGGTAATCTTAGTGGTTTTATCTTTGTTTTTCCTCGGCGGCATAGTTCTTCATGACTTTGCTTTTACATTATTATGGGGGGTTTTAATCGGGACATACTCTTCGATATTCATCGCAAGCCCCGTAATGATTATGTTAAACGAAAATAAATAA
- the metG gene encoding methionine--tRNA ligase, protein MANKDNYKNYFYVTTPIYYVNDKPHIGHAYSTVIADSIARFKRLSGYKVFFLTGTDEHGLKIEKEADARGISPKELADAVHIKFKDLFGMLSISYDRFIRTTDEDHIKTVQLAFSALMEKGDIYLSEYEGWYCTPCETFLTGKILIDGNCPQCGRPASRVKEESYFLKLNKYEKRLEEYIESRPEFIKPPFRKNEVLSFIKEGLNDLSVSRTSFSWGIPVPGNDKHIIYVWFDALLNYLTAIGFEEFLEGGDNDFNLFFKTANHIVGKDILKFHAVYWPVMLFALDLPLPKTIFAHGWWLMDNKKMSKSLGNVIDPVYLINNYGADALRFYLLREITLGLDGDFNMDNFITRYNSELANDLGNLVSRTTAMLQKYTGGKLPGFGEAGSIDEHLSKAICNITSTLNERYDNYDFARILEETFKFINTVNKYINDSAPWKIDISSQEGKRNLYKILRSAVVSIYCISYLIYPFMPDTAARISKILNVEAFAFFKSSIVPENIFDSSGALFKDGHKINESREILFPKIIST, encoded by the coding sequence ATGGCAAATAAAGATAATTATAAAAACTATTTTTATGTTACTACGCCTATTTATTACGTAAACGATAAACCTCATATCGGTCATGCGTATTCAACGGTTATTGCCGATTCTATCGCAAGGTTTAAAAGGTTATCCGGCTATAAGGTATTTTTTCTGACAGGGACCGACGAACACGGATTAAAAATAGAAAAAGAAGCAGACGCAAGGGGGATAAGCCCGAAAGAGCTTGCCGATGCCGTTCATATCAAGTTCAAGGACCTTTTTGGGATGCTTTCCATATCTTATGACAGGTTTATTAGAACTACCGATGAAGACCACATAAAAACGGTTCAACTCGCATTTTCCGCGTTAATGGAAAAGGGGGATATTTATCTTTCCGAATATGAGGGCTGGTATTGCACTCCCTGCGAAACTTTCCTGACCGGCAAGATCCTTATAGACGGCAACTGTCCTCAATGCGGAAGACCTGCGTCGAGGGTTAAAGAGGAAAGTTATTTTTTAAAATTGAACAAATATGAAAAAAGGCTGGAGGAATATATCGAAAGCCGCCCCGAATTTATTAAGCCGCCTTTCAGAAAAAACGAGGTTTTATCCTTTATTAAAGAGGGATTAAACGATTTAAGCGTTTCAAGAACATCTTTCAGCTGGGGCATTCCCGTTCCCGGAAACGATAAACATATTATATATGTCTGGTTCGATGCCCTTTTAAACTATCTTACGGCAATAGGTTTTGAAGAGTTTCTGGAGGGAGGGGATAACGATTTTAATTTGTTTTTTAAAACCGCAAACCATATCGTAGGCAAGGATATTCTTAAGTTTCACGCCGTTTACTGGCCGGTTATGCTTTTTGCTTTAGATTTGCCGCTTCCAAAAACAATATTCGCCCACGGCTGGTGGCTTATGGACAATAAAAAAATGTCAAAGTCCCTCGGCAATGTTATAGACCCGGTTTATTTGATAAATAATTACGGAGCGGATGCCTTAAGGTTTTATCTTTTAAGAGAGATAACATTAGGTTTGGACGGCGATTTTAATATGGATAATTTCATTACAAGATATAATTCCGAGCTTGCAAACGATTTAGGAAATCTGGTTTCGAGGACAACCGCCATGCTTCAAAAATATACGGGGGGCAAATTGCCGGGTTTCGGCGAAGCGGGGAGCATCGATGAACATTTAAGCAAAGCGATTTGCAATATAACTTCTACCCTGAACGAAAGATATGACAATTATGATTTTGCAAGGATTTTGGAAGAAACTTTTAAATTTATCAATACGGTAAATAAATATATAAACGATAGCGCTCCATGGAAAATAGATATTTCTTCGCAGGAAGGCAAAAGAAATTTATATAAAATTTTAAGAAGCGCGGTTGTTTCGATATATTGCATATCATATTTAATATACCCGTTTATGCCGGATACGGCGGCAAGGATTAGCAAGATATTAAATGTAGAGGCTTTTGCATTTTTTAAGTCTTCAATCGTTCCGGAAAATATTTTTGACAGCAGCGGGGCATTATTTAAAGACGGGCATAAAATCAACGAAAGCAGGGAAATTTTATTTCCAAAGATAATAAGTACATGA
- the secD gene encoding protein translocase subunit SecD, with the protein MKPVKTRLILIISLIVISIFSVIPSIYPNTPGWWKAVIGNAEMRLGLDLQGGVYLVERVETGKAVKEKLYKDYTDIKSFVGSKGYGKDAVSFEDSHIKIKGKLLKNTQELTKYLAEHHGSLQLMGDKIYFEKSALSKYKEEAVSGAVEVMRNRIDQFGLVAPKIARQGKNLIVVELPGVKDVKQAVKLIGKTARLTFKLVDDKHSLLKALNGKIQKGDEILYHTTYNKFSHKTTKRPYLIEKPILMSGAEISSANVQINRYNQPIVEVALNSDGAKKFGDITTKYTGKRLAIILDDNVISAPVIEEPILGGNASISGRFTMAQANNLAIALRSGALPAPVKIIQNETVGPTLGADSIHAGILAAIVGTILVIGFMIFYYKLSGLIADFALLENVLFLMAALSLFGATLTLPGIAGIILTIGMAVDSNVLIFERIREELRENKPVVIAIENGYNKAFFTILDSHVTALITAAVLFYFGSGPVKGFAVTLSLGIIINLFTSLVGTKVIFDIISNKRELNKLSI; encoded by the coding sequence ATGAAACCTGTTAAAACCAGATTAATTTTAATAATTTCTCTTATAGTTATATCTATTTTTTCGGTAATTCCCTCGATTTATCCAAACACGCCGGGCTGGTGGAAAGCCGTCATCGGCAACGCGGAGATGCGTTTAGGACTCGATCTTCAGGGCGGCGTTTATCTTGTCGAAAGAGTCGAGACCGGCAAAGCGGTAAAAGAAAAACTTTATAAGGATTATACGGATATAAAATCATTCGTTGGGAGTAAAGGCTACGGCAAAGATGCCGTAAGTTTCGAAGATTCACATATAAAAATTAAGGGAAAACTTTTAAAAAATACGCAGGAACTGACAAAATATCTTGCGGAACATCACGGCTCCCTGCAGCTTATGGGCGATAAAATATATTTTGAAAAATCGGCTCTTTCAAAATATAAAGAAGAGGCGGTAAGCGGCGCCGTGGAGGTTATGAGAAACAGGATCGACCAGTTTGGCTTAGTCGCTCCAAAAATTGCCAGACAGGGCAAAAATTTAATAGTCGTGGAACTGCCCGGCGTCAAGGATGTTAAACAGGCCGTTAAGCTTATAGGAAAAACCGCAAGATTAACATTTAAATTAGTTGACGATAAACACAGCCTGCTAAAAGCATTAAACGGAAAAATCCAGAAAGGAGACGAAATTCTTTACCATACAACCTACAACAAATTTTCTCATAAAACGACAAAAAGGCCGTATCTTATAGAAAAGCCGATTTTAATGAGCGGGGCCGAAATTTCAAGCGCAAATGTCCAGATAAACCGTTACAATCAGCCTATTGTCGAGGTCGCTTTGAATTCGGACGGGGCAAAAAAATTTGGGGATATAACTACAAAATACACGGGCAAAAGGCTTGCCATTATACTCGACGACAATGTAATCTCGGCTCCTGTTATAGAAGAACCCATACTGGGCGGAAACGCTTCTATTTCAGGAAGATTTACCATGGCTCAGGCTAATAATCTCGCAATAGCCCTTCGTTCCGGGGCATTACCCGCTCCGGTAAAAATAATCCAGAATGAAACGGTAGGCCCTACTCTGGGGGCAGACTCCATACATGCGGGCATACTTGCCGCCATTGTCGGAACTATCTTAGTTATCGGATTTATGATATTTTATTACAAACTATCGGGATTAATCGCAGATTTTGCCCTTCTTGAAAATGTATTATTCCTTATGGCCGCTCTGTCCTTGTTCGGCGCGACCTTGACTCTTCCCGGCATCGCAGGAATAATTCTTACTATAGGTATGGCGGTTGATTCGAATGTCCTCATTTTTGAAAGGATAAGGGAGGAATTAAGAGAAAATAAACCGGTGGTTATTGCTATCGAAAACGGGTATAACAAGGCATTTTTTACGATTTTAGATTCTCATGTCACCGCTCTTATAACCGCCGCCGTCTTATTCTATTTTGGTTCCGGTCCAGTAAAAGGCTTTGCCGTAACATTATCTCTCGGCATTATTATAAATCTGTTTACTTCGTTAGTCGGCACAAAAGTTATATTCGACATTATATCGAACAAAAGGGAACTTAACAAATTAAGCATTTAA
- the tatC gene encoding twin-arginine translocase subunit TatC, with the protein MKDNIKKEKSGKGGSAKNEEGRMAFLEHFSELRKRIIYIFIALVIGMGFSWHLSYTAINFIELPLNKPTYITYLSGYAKVLIKKDAPFAYYTFGLNKTPKKFVKHILHYSRPLEPFFMQVKVSLILGFMIALPFILFEIWQFIKPGLLKRERMYLVPFLFFGTLFFIAGMMFMILYIWPAVINFSLSYQSPNLSPLINLTHYINFALRLSLIFGLIFELPLISALFSLAGILKPHFLKKYRKWALLLSLIIAAFHADIVTMFFIAVPLYSMYEISILISSIIWRMKKKPAPASNPA; encoded by the coding sequence ATGAAGGATAATATAAAAAAAGAAAAAAGCGGGAAAGGCGGGAGCGCTAAAAATGAAGAAGGCAGGATGGCTTTTCTGGAGCATTTTTCCGAATTAAGAAAAAGGATAATCTATATTTTTATCGCCCTTGTTATCGGAATGGGGTTTTCGTGGCATCTGTCTTATACCGCCATTAACTTTATAGAACTTCCTTTAAATAAACCAACCTATATTACATATTTATCGGGATATGCAAAGGTATTAATCAAAAAAGACGCTCCGTTCGCTTATTATACCTTTGGCTTAAATAAAACGCCGAAGAAATTCGTAAAACACATTTTACACTATTCAAGACCGTTGGAGCCGTTTTTTATGCAGGTCAAGGTTTCCCTTATCCTTGGATTTATGATAGCCCTCCCGTTCATACTGTTTGAAATATGGCAATTTATAAAGCCCGGTTTGTTAAAGAGAGAAAGAATGTATCTTGTCCCCTTTTTATTTTTCGGGACGCTATTTTTTATTGCGGGGATGATGTTTATGATTTTGTACATCTGGCCTGCCGTTATTAACTTTTCGTTAAGCTATCAAAGCCCTAATTTATCCCCCCTTATCAATCTAACCCATTATATCAATTTTGCATTAAGGTTAAGCCTTATATTCGGCTTAATATTCGAGCTTCCGTTAATATCTGCCCTTTTTTCCTTAGCGGGCATACTTAAACCCCATTTTTTAAAAAAATACAGGAAATGGGCTCTACTGTTAAGCCTTATTATTGCCGCTTTTCATGCCGATATAGTTACGATGTTTTTTATAGCGGTTCCGTTATATTCGATGTATGAGATAAGCATTTTAATATCTTCTATTATATGGCGGATGAAAAAAAAGCCCGCCCCGGCTTCTAATCCTGCATAG
- the queA gene encoding tRNA preQ1(34) S-adenosylmethionine ribosyltransferase-isomerase QueA produces MELDLFDYKFDEKLIAKYPLKKRDEARLLAVDVKNFKMEHKKFYDITNYINKNDAVIVNNSFVKKARIFGRRQTGGKVEIFITEFPFNISFPLRLNALIKSHKTVKEGEKILITEENKTENKAGEEGDRENTFIKSGNYLKITALKNHGNGNYDILINNKEDGDFLFDKCAGIPLPPYLKRSPENIDESYYQTVYADNLSGFSVAAPTAGLHFTDDLINKINGKGGIFANVSLNIGLGTFMPVREKDISKHNIHPETYTISEKTARLINETLKSGNKIIITGTSSVRCLESGADSGGILIPAAEKSTSLYIRPGYKFKITKNLITNFHQPKSSLFIMICALIGIDKTKAVYEEAVKNGYSLFSYGDAMYLYNI; encoded by the coding sequence ATGGAATTAGATTTATTCGATTATAAATTCGACGAAAAATTAATCGCAAAATACCCGCTTAAAAAACGAGATGAAGCAAGGCTTCTTGCGGTAGATGTAAAAAATTTTAAAATGGAGCACAAGAAATTTTACGACATAACAAATTATATAAATAAAAACGACGCCGTCATAGTCAACAACTCTTTCGTCAAGAAAGCAAGAATATTCGGCAGGAGGCAGACGGGAGGAAAAGTAGAAATATTTATCACCGAATTCCCTTTTAACATATCGTTTCCGCTCAGGCTGAACGCCCTTATAAAATCGCATAAAACCGTTAAAGAGGGGGAAAAAATACTGATAACCGAAGAAAATAAAACGGAAAATAAAGCCGGCGAAGAAGGCGATAGAGAAAATACCTTTATAAAAAGTGGGAATTATCTTAAAATTACCGCTCTGAAGAATCACGGAAACGGAAATTACGATATTCTGATAAATAACAAAGAAGACGGCGATTTCCTGTTCGATAAATGCGCGGGAATACCCCTTCCTCCCTATCTTAAAAGGAGTCCCGAGAATATAGACGAGTCGTACTATCAAACGGTTTACGCCGATAATTTAAGCGGTTTTTCCGTTGCGGCTCCAACCGCAGGACTTCATTTTACCGACGATCTGATAAATAAAATTAACGGAAAGGGCGGAATCTTTGCGAATGTTTCTTTAAATATCGGGCTTGGAACATTTATGCCCGTCAGGGAAAAAGACATAAGCAAACATAATATACACCCTGAAACTTATACGATTTCGGAAAAAACAGCTCGTTTAATTAACGAAACATTGAAGTCTGGCAATAAAATCATAATTACGGGAACATCTTCGGTCAGGTGCCTCGAATCAGGCGCGGATAGCGGCGGAATTTTAATTCCGGCCGCGGAAAAATCGACATCTTTGTATATCCGTCCAGGCTATAAATTTAAAATAACAAAAAACCTTATAACAAACTTTCATCAGCCAAAATCGTCCCTATTTATTATGATTTGCGCCTTAATAGGCATAGACAAAACAAAAGCCGTTTACGAAGAGGCTGTAAAAAACGGCTATTCCCTTTTTAGTTATGGGGATGCCATGTATTTATATAATATTTAA
- a CDS encoding stage 0 sporulation protein — MRIAGVKIHEKANIEEFNAKALQLKLDDKVLVEKDSGIFLGTIAEDIKIADKDPKTTPRIIRKIYGFETGERFVFYPIESEGFSFCKENIDKLKIIMKLLKVKYLPSENKLIFFYSAEERVDFRELVKILAGKFHLRIEMRQINIRDECKLLGGIGLCGRACCCSSVGKESNYVASKITKLQCQNAGKLVGYCGRLLCCLAFDPLNPDEDICKTVKERSDVFYHSSFDSYSDNPDEQE; from the coding sequence ATGAGAATAGCAGGAGTGAAGATACACGAAAAAGCCAATATCGAGGAATTTAATGCAAAAGCGCTGCAATTAAAGCTTGATGATAAAGTGCTTGTCGAGAAAGACAGCGGAATTTTTTTGGGGACAATTGCGGAAGACATTAAAATTGCCGATAAAGACCCCAAAACCACACCACGGATAATCAGAAAAATTTACGGTTTCGAAACGGGGGAAAGGTTTGTATTTTACCCTATCGAGAGCGAGGGTTTCTCTTTCTGCAAGGAAAACATAGACAAGCTTAAAATTATAATGAAACTCCTTAAAGTTAAATATTTGCCTTCCGAAAACAAACTTATATTTTTTTATAGCGCCGAAGAAAGAGTGGACTTTAGAGAGCTTGTAAAAATACTTGCCGGAAAATTTCATTTAAGAATCGAAATGCGTCAGATTAATATCAGGGATGAATGTAAACTTTTAGGGGGGATAGGCTTATGCGGAAGAGCATGCTGCTGCAGCTCGGTTGGCAAAGAGTCTAATTATGTAGCCTCAAAAATCACAAAACTACAATGTCAGAATGCGGGTAAACTTGTAGGATATTGCGGCAGGCTTTTATGCTGTCTTGCTTTTGACCCGCTAAACCCGGATGAAGATATTTGCAAAACGGTAAAAGAGAGAAGCGATGTTTTTTACCATAGCAGCTTTGACTCTTATAGCGATAATCCTGATGAGCAGGAGTGA
- a CDS encoding tRNA guanosine(34) transglycosylase Tgt gives MFKIIKKDECTGARIAELSTKNGIIETPVFMPVGTIGTVKSLSPFEIYDEGFKVMLGNTYHLFLRPGIDIIKKFGSLRNFTRYKGMILTDSGGFQIFSLAKFAKVKDDGVSFMSHIDGETHFFTPERVVEIQEALDSDIMMQLDVFSGPEASRDKAEKDLDITIKWAERSMSAKKKDGNLLFLISQGNFFEDLREKSAKIMSGFDADGYAIGGLAVGETKEIMFKMLASSASNLPENKPRYLMGVGTPEDIINAVSLGVDMFDCVMPTRNARNGFVFTSSGTLNIKNSKYKSETGPLDAGCGCFCCKNFSAAYVRHIFMTKEIFSQRLLTLHNLHFYQNLIVKIRQAIKENSFLNMLNKINMQKPSSLF, from the coding sequence ATGTTTAAAATAATTAAAAAAGATGAATGCACAGGCGCCAGAATAGCCGAGCTTTCCACTAAAAACGGCATTATAGAAACGCCGGTTTTTATGCCTGTCGGGACAATAGGAACGGTAAAATCGTTATCCCCTTTCGAAATCTATGACGAGGGTTTTAAGGTTATGCTCGGAAACACTTACCATCTTTTTTTGCGTCCCGGCATAGACATAATAAAAAAATTCGGCTCTTTAAGGAATTTTACAAGATATAAAGGAATGATTTTAACCGACTCCGGCGGGTTTCAAATTTTTAGCCTCGCTAAATTTGCCAAAGTTAAAGACGACGGGGTTTCATTTATGTCCCATATAGACGGCGAGACGCACTTTTTTACCCCTGAGCGCGTCGTTGAGATACAGGAGGCGCTTGATTCCGATATAATGATGCAGCTGGATGTATTTTCAGGACCTGAAGCCTCAAGGGATAAGGCGGAAAAAGACCTTGACATAACGATAAAATGGGCAGAAAGATCAATGTCGGCAAAAAAAAAGGACGGCAATCTCCTTTTTCTTATATCCCAGGGCAACTTTTTTGAAGACCTGAGGGAAAAATCGGCCAAAATCATGTCAGGGTTTGATGCCGACGGTTATGCGATAGGCGGGTTGGCCGTCGGGGAAACAAAAGAAATTATGTTTAAAATGTTAGCCTCGTCGGCATCAAATCTTCCCGAAAATAAGCCGAGATACCTTATGGGCGTCGGAACGCCAGAAGATATTATAAATGCGGTATCTCTGGGCGTCGATATGTTTGATTGCGTAATGCCCACAAGAAATGCAAGAAACGGTTTCGTGTTTACATCCTCCGGCACACTGAACATTAAAAACTCAAAGTATAAATCCGAAACGGGACCGCTTGATGCAGGTTGCGGCTGTTTTTGCTGTAAAAATTTTAGCGCCGCTTATGTAAGGCATATCTTTATGACAAAAGAAATATTTTCGCAAAGACTTTTAACATTGCATAATCTTCATTTTTATCAGAATCTAATTGTAAAAATAAGGCAGGCGATAAAGGAAAACAGTTTTCTTAATATGTTAAACAAAATAAATATGCAAAAACCTTCATCTTTGTTTTGA
- the yajC gene encoding preprotein translocase subunit YajC, protein MENLSNLFNLFTVKNAYAASAASSGQGGWEGTLWSFAPLIAIVVIFYLLVILPQQKRTKDHKKMIDSLKVGDEILTNGGIYGIISGIADQVFTIEIAKDVKIKIAKNAIATKTSKS, encoded by the coding sequence ATGGAAAATTTATCCAATCTGTTTAATCTATTTACCGTAAAAAATGCCTATGCGGCATCCGCCGCATCTTCCGGGCAGGGCGGCTGGGAGGGAACATTGTGGAGTTTTGCCCCGCTAATCGCTATCGTGGTTATCTTTTACCTGTTGGTAATATTGCCCCAGCAAAAAAGAACAAAAGACCATAAGAAAATGATAGACTCTTTAAAAGTGGGAGACGAAATTCTTACTAACGGCGGTATTTACGGCATTATATCCGGAATAGCGGACCAGGTCTTTACGATAGAAATAGCAAAAGACGTTAAAATCAAAATTGCAAAAAATGCCATAGCGACAAAGACTTCTAAATCATAA
- the tmk gene encoding dTMP kinase gives MILDFLFKLFNYSIITEFIVGIFITLEGIDGAGKTTAANLIADSLREAGYRVLLTQEPTGTYLGTVVKDIIIGRDFGKNIDLSFLKTSSKKTVSIMALFLFSADRVVHLEEISIKLKDFDVILCDRFIDSTYAYQAAYSSGKDDKSFEELILTINDFVLGQKNVGISRTYLFDLKPEDALKRLNGRAGKFDGFDSEPLDFFDRVRTNYIYLADRFKSRIKKIDAAAPVKDTANIIIKDIVELINALP, from the coding sequence ATGATTTTAGATTTTTTATTCAAACTTTTTAATTATAGCATAATTACGGAATTTATCGTGGGAATTTTTATAACGCTTGAAGGTATAGACGGAGCGGGCAAAACCACCGCCGCAAATTTGATAGCAGATTCTTTAAGAGAGGCGGGGTATAGAGTCTTGCTCACGCAGGAGCCGACAGGCACTTATCTGGGAACGGTTGTCAAAGATATTATTATCGGGAGAGACTTCGGGAAGAATATAGATTTATCCTTTTTAAAAACATCGAGCAAAAAAACAGTCTCTATTATGGCCTTATTTTTATTTTCGGCAGATAGAGTAGTCCATTTGGAAGAAATTTCAATAAAACTAAAGGATTTTGATGTTATACTGTGCGATCGGTTTATCGATTCCACATACGCCTATCAGGCGGCTTACTCGAGCGGTAAAGACGATAAAAGTTTTGAAGAGCTTATTTTAACTATAAACGATTTTGTCCTCGGGCAAAAAAATGTCGGCATAAGCAGAACCTACCTTTTCGATTTAAAGCCGGAGGACGCCTTGAAGAGATTAAACGGAAGGGCAGGCAAGTTTGACGGTTTTGACAGCGAACCCTTAGATTTTTTCGACAGGGTCAGAACTAATTACATATATCTTGCGGACAGATTTAAAAGCAGAATTAAAAAAATCGACGCAGCCGCCCCAGTTAAAGATACGGCGAATATAATAATTAAAGATATTGTAGAATTAATTAATGCTTTACCTTAA